A single window of Ignavibacteriota bacterium DNA harbors:
- the uvrC gene encoding excinuclease ABC subunit UvrC — protein MLKEKTHNYPNEDFRDKVMNLPTKPGIYQYFNSLDKIIYIGKAKNLRNRVKSYFQQGRHLDAKTKALISHIFRFEYIIVDSETEALLLEDNLIKQHRPKYNILLKDDKSYPFIRFTNEAYPRVFQTRQIVRDGSKYFGPYTDIRQVRNMLKIIRTLFLIRSCDLAISEDTIMKKKHRICLDFHIKKCEGPCEGLVSSQSYNDNIRNSIKILQGKTREVEKILENQMNELSENLEFEKAAVVRNRFLLLKEYSSKQKIISADLVDRDVFGIAKIDDTACSIVLKVREGKLIGKRHYIVKNAAELSYESILQRTIEKWYLESDFIPYEILLPNETDEFEYISGWLANLRGKSIDFQIPQIGDKRRIIEMANSNAEYVIREYNLALEKRDQVIPRPVLSLQRDLRLNKPPRIIECFDNSHLQGTDLVSSMVYFEDGKPKKSEYRKFKNRTVNQNDDFAAMREAVERRYSRLIEEDKPLPDLIIVDGGKGQLSSAYSVLAKLEITDKVQIIGLAKRLEEVFLPGKSEAINLPRTSSSLKLIQKLRDEAHRVAITYHRQLRSKRTIATNLSDIKGIGKKTGENLLREFGSIEIIKTISDEELSKILNKTQIKNIREYFAI, from the coding sequence ATGTTAAAAGAAAAAACGCATAATTACCCTAATGAGGATTTTAGAGATAAAGTGATGAATTTGCCGACCAAGCCAGGAATTTATCAATATTTCAACTCCTTGGATAAAATCATCTATATTGGCAAAGCAAAGAACTTAAGAAATCGGGTAAAGTCATATTTCCAGCAAGGGCGTCACTTGGATGCCAAAACTAAAGCGCTGATATCACATATTTTTAGATTTGAATATATAATAGTTGATTCCGAAACCGAAGCATTGCTTCTCGAAGATAATTTAATAAAGCAACACAGACCCAAATACAACATTCTGCTCAAAGACGATAAATCATATCCGTTTATACGTTTTACAAATGAAGCATATCCAAGAGTATTTCAGACAAGGCAGATTGTGCGTGACGGCTCAAAATATTTCGGACCATACACTGATATCCGGCAAGTCCGAAATATGCTGAAAATTATCCGAACTCTTTTTTTGATACGCAGTTGTGATTTGGCGATATCTGAAGATACAATAATGAAAAAAAAGCACAGAATCTGTCTTGATTTCCATATAAAAAAATGCGAAGGTCCATGCGAAGGTCTTGTCAGTAGTCAGTCATATAATGATAACATTCGCAATAGTATAAAAATTCTTCAAGGTAAGACGCGGGAAGTTGAGAAAATTCTCGAAAATCAAATGAATGAACTTAGCGAAAACCTCGAATTTGAAAAGGCGGCTGTTGTTCGTAACAGGTTTTTATTGCTCAAAGAATATTCATCCAAACAAAAAATTATTTCAGCAGATTTAGTTGACCGTGATGTTTTCGGAATTGCAAAGATTGACGACACGGCTTGCTCAATTGTGCTAAAAGTAAGAGAAGGTAAACTCATAGGCAAGCGGCATTATATCGTCAAAAATGCTGCAGAACTAAGTTATGAGAGCATTCTGCAACGCACGATTGAGAAATGGTATCTTGAAAGTGATTTTATCCCTTATGAAATTTTACTTCCTAATGAAACAGATGAATTTGAATACATTTCCGGTTGGCTTGCTAACCTTAGAGGCAAATCTATTGATTTTCAGATACCTCAAATCGGTGATAAGAGACGAATTATCGAAATGGCGAATTCCAATGCAGAATATGTTATCAGAGAGTACAATCTTGCTCTTGAAAAGCGAGATCAGGTAATACCAAGACCGGTTTTATCACTGCAGCGGGATTTACGCCTAAATAAACCACCGAGAATAATTGAGTGCTTTGATAATTCGCACCTTCAGGGAACTGATTTGGTGTCTTCTATGGTTTATTTTGAAGATGGCAAACCCAAGAAGTCAGAGTATCGTAAATTTAAAAATAGAACTGTAAATCAAAATGATGATTTCGCTGCTATGCGTGAAGCTGTCGAAAGGCGTTATTCACGACTGATTGAAGAGGATAAGCCTTTGCCTGATTTGATAATAGTTGATGGCGGAAAAGGTCAGTTATCATCAGCATATTCAGTTCTTGCAAAGCTTGAAATTACAGATAAAGTCCAGATAATCGGGCTTGCAAAACGGCTCGAAGAAGTATTTCTGCCCGGAAAGAGCGAAGCAATTAATCTACCCCGTACTTCGAGCAGTCTGAAGCTAATTCAAAAGCTTAGAGATGAAGCCCATAGAGTTGCGATTACTTATCACAGGCAACTACGCTCAAAACGAACTATTGCAACAAATCTAAGTGATATTAAGGGAATTGGCAAAAAGACAGGCGAGAATCTGCTCAGAGAGTTCGGCTCGATTGAAATCATCAAAACGATTTCTGATGAGGAATTATCAAAAATATTAAATAAAACTCAAATCAAAAATATTCGTGAATATTTTGCTATTTGA
- the infC gene encoding translation initiation factor IF-3 — MNHEIKVPEVRLVDADSNMLGVVSTREALRMAEEKEVDLVEIAPQAKPPVCKLIDYGKFSYEIQKKEKLAKKNQQQQLMKEIRFKWRTDTHDFNFKTRHAREFLEEGNKVKASVMFRGREITHQEIGKELLERFVLELQDIAKVDSPVRMEGRNLSVIMSPQKTKKK, encoded by the coding sequence ATCAATCACGAGATTAAAGTACCGGAAGTCAGATTAGTAGATGCCGACAGTAATATGTTAGGTGTAGTGTCAACCCGAGAAGCCCTGAGAATGGCTGAAGAGAAAGAAGTTGACCTTGTAGAAATTGCCCCGCAAGCGAAACCGCCTGTTTGTAAACTAATTGATTATGGTAAGTTTTCTTATGAAATTCAGAAAAAAGAAAAACTTGCTAAGAAAAATCAGCAACAACAACTTATGAAGGAAATTCGTTTCAAGTGGCGTACTGATACTCATGACTTCAATTTCAAAACTCGTCATGCACGTGAATTTCTCGAAGAAGGCAACAAAGTTAAAGCCTCGGTTATGTTCCGTGGTCGTGAAATAACACATCAGGAAATTGGTAAAGAGCTATTGGAAAGATTTGTTCTTGAACTACAGGATATTGCCAAAGTTGACTCTCCTGTAAGAATGGAAGGAAGAAATTTGTCTGTTATTATGAGCCCTCAAAAAACTAAGAAAAAGTAA
- the pgi gene encoding glucose-6-phosphate isomerase gives MFDNQKNEVWYQLENHKIEIDKTSIKQLFKEDQYRFKKYSISFMDTIFDFSKNIINEQTLDLLIKLAESSDLKSKIDAMFTGEKINFTEKRAVLHTALRNMSDNPVFVDGHNVMPDVKNELEKAMSFAESVRNGIHKGFSGKSITDVVNIGIGGSHLGPDMVCTALSPYSGSVSVHFVSNVDPTDISEKLRNLIPETTLFLIASKTFTTQETMSNAGKAKEWFLNNSGAGSEAIAYHFAALSTNIYACKSFGIAEQNIFGFWDWVGGRYSVWSVIGLSVAISIGADNFKKFLNGAYQMDLHFRNSDFAKNIPVLMALIGVWYANFWGASTQAVIPYDQYLLKFSEFLQQLDMESNGKRINYSGDEVSYTTGPVIWGTIGTNSQHSFFQLLHQGTQMIPADFIAGINSRSGDQNQHSILLSNFFAQTEALMRGKNHDEVKSELEAAGLSENDINLLLPHKIFPGNKPTNTILYKELTPETLGMLIAIYEHKVFVQGVIWELNSYDQWGVELGKQLAKGILNDFANQGEINSHDASTNALINYYKDNMKV, from the coding sequence ATGTTTGATAATCAAAAAAATGAAGTGTGGTATCAATTAGAAAATCACAAAATTGAAATTGACAAAACATCAATTAAACAGTTATTTAAAGAAGATCAATATCGTTTCAAAAAATATTCAATTAGTTTTATGGATACTATATTCGATTTTTCAAAGAATATAATAAATGAGCAAACTTTAGACTTATTGATAAAATTGGCGGAAAGTTCGGATTTAAAGAGTAAAATCGATGCTATGTTTACCGGCGAAAAGATAAATTTTACAGAGAAAAGAGCCGTATTGCATACTGCTCTAAGGAATATGTCGGACAATCCTGTATTTGTAGATGGTCATAATGTGATGCCCGATGTAAAAAATGAATTGGAAAAAGCAATGAGCTTTGCAGAATCTGTTAGAAACGGAATTCATAAAGGGTTTTCGGGCAAGTCAATCACAGATGTGGTAAATATTGGAATTGGCGGTTCGCATCTTGGACCTGATATGGTTTGCACAGCTTTATCACCATACTCCGGTTCTGTATCTGTACATTTTGTTTCAAATGTTGACCCCACAGACATTTCCGAAAAGCTCAGGAACTTAATTCCCGAAACAACATTATTTTTGATTGCTTCAAAGACATTTACAACCCAAGAAACAATGTCTAATGCAGGCAAAGCCAAAGAGTGGTTCTTAAATAATTCCGGTGCAGGAAGTGAGGCAATCGCTTATCATTTTGCAGCTTTATCTACAAATATATATGCTTGCAAATCATTTGGAATTGCAGAGCAAAATATTTTTGGATTCTGGGATTGGGTAGGCGGCAGATATTCTGTTTGGTCTGTTATTGGTCTGTCAGTAGCAATTTCGATAGGCGCTGATAATTTTAAGAAATTTCTAAATGGTGCATATCAGATGGATTTACATTTCCGAAATAGTGATTTTGCTAAAAATATTCCTGTTTTGATGGCACTAATTGGAGTATGGTATGCGAATTTCTGGGGTGCATCAACTCAAGCTGTAATTCCTTATGATCAATATTTGCTCAAATTTAGCGAATTTTTACAACAACTTGATATGGAAAGTAATGGCAAGAGAATCAATTACAGCGGAGATGAGGTGAGTTACACAACCGGACCCGTAATTTGGGGAACAATTGGAACAAATTCCCAACATTCATTTTTTCAGCTGTTACATCAGGGCACCCAGATGATTCCTGCAGACTTTATTGCAGGTATAAACAGTCGCTCTGGCGACCAAAATCAGCACAGTATCTTACTCTCAAACTTTTTTGCTCAAACCGAAGCTTTAATGAGAGGCAAGAATCATGATGAGGTCAAATCAGAGCTTGAAGCAGCTGGATTAAGCGAAAATGACATTAATTTACTACTGCCTCACAAAATATTTCCGGGAAATAAGCCTACAAATACTATTCTTTACAAAGAACTCACTCCGGAAACACTAGGTATGCTGATTGCAATTTACGAGCATAAAGTTTTCGTTCAGGGTGTTATTTGGGAGCTAAATTCATACGACCAATGGGGTGTGGAATTAGGAAAACAGCTTGCTAAAGGTATTTTGAATGACTTTGCCAATCAAGGCGAAATCAATTCACACGACGCCTCAACAAATGCACTTATCAATTATTATAAAGACAATATGAAAGTATAG
- a CDS encoding tetratricopeptide repeat protein, translating into MIRRLFLILVVFFNVPFLFSQQASQIQTAFNALKSNNFDVAIQNYTKVIETKANYAPAYFGRGIAYYHLKNYNQSLIDLNKAAQFDANLKDLYYARGLTNTQLNNLNRAIEDFTKHLESYPNSAEAYYARGNVYYYAEEDENALSDYSKAISVNPKYAQAYYGRAITYKVLKNNDLALRDFDKYLELSGKDAPLKSEVERLIEELVSKD; encoded by the coding sequence ATGATTAGAAGATTATTTTTAATTTTAGTTGTATTTTTTAACGTCCCATTTTTATTTTCTCAGCAGGCTAGCCAGATTCAAACTGCTTTTAATGCTTTGAAAAGTAATAATTTTGATGTTGCAATTCAAAATTATACAAAAGTTATTGAAACCAAAGCTAATTATGCTCCTGCATATTTTGGCAGAGGTATAGCTTACTATCATTTGAAAAATTATAATCAGTCGCTGATTGATTTGAATAAAGCAGCTCAGTTTGATGCCAATCTAAAAGATTTATATTATGCACGAGGCCTTACTAATACACAGTTAAATAATCTCAACAGAGCAATTGAAGACTTTACCAAGCATTTGGAGTCATATCCAAATTCTGCTGAAGCATACTACGCACGAGGAAATGTATATTACTATGCTGAAGAAGATGAAAATGCACTTAGTGATTATTCTAAAGCTATAAGTGTTAATCCAAAGTATGCACAAGCTTATTACGGCAGAGCTATAACATATAAAGTTTTGAAAAACAATGATTTAGCCCTACGGGATTTTGATAAATATTTGGAGCTGTCAGGCAAAGATGCACCCTTGAAGTCCGAAGTTGAAAGACTTATCGAAGAGTTAGTATCTAAAGACTAA
- the murQ gene encoding N-acetylmuramic acid 6-phosphate etherase, whose product MPASTLFDEIKSLRTEQNNPNSRSIDIASTFEILEIINNEDKLVPLAVEKELPYIETAVNRIVSGFRNGGRLFYVGAGTSGRIGIVDASECPPTFGTDSEMIQGIIAGGTAAIFKAQEGAEDSYEGGREVLIDTSLNSRDIVCGIAASGRTPYVRGALEYAKSLGCFTIFVTTSSREHIESLGLNIDVAICPDVGPEVVEGSTRMKSGTAQKLVLNMLTTASMIKLGKTLGNVMVDLQLTNEKLKERAKRIIMRICEVDYDTAEYYLMISNGHVKSALVMILGSVDYEKSIDLLASTGGFVRQAIEIAKKLNSDSK is encoded by the coding sequence ATGCCCGCAAGCACGTTATTCGATGAAATAAAATCTCTAAGGACAGAGCAAAATAACCCAAACAGCAGATCAATTGATATTGCTTCTACATTTGAGATACTTGAAATTATAAATAATGAAGATAAACTTGTTCCTCTCGCTGTTGAAAAGGAGTTGCCTTATATTGAGACTGCTGTTAACAGAATTGTCAGCGGCTTTCGAAATGGTGGCAGACTTTTCTATGTTGGAGCCGGAACTAGTGGCAGAATTGGAATAGTTGATGCTTCCGAATGTCCACCTACTTTTGGAACAGACAGTGAGATGATACAAGGAATTATTGCCGGCGGTACTGCTGCAATATTTAAAGCTCAGGAAGGTGCTGAAGACAGCTATGAAGGTGGACGGGAAGTACTTATTGATACATCACTGAATAGTCGTGACATTGTCTGTGGAATAGCAGCTTCAGGAAGAACTCCCTATGTACGCGGAGCGCTTGAATATGCAAAATCTTTAGGATGTTTCACGATTTTTGTAACTACATCTTCACGCGAGCATATCGAATCTTTAGGACTGAATATTGATGTTGCTATATGCCCAGATGTAGGTCCAGAAGTTGTAGAAGGCTCAACCCGCATGAAATCCGGAACTGCACAGAAGCTTGTTTTGAATATGCTTACAACTGCATCAATGATTAAGCTGGGTAAGACATTAGGCAATGTGATGGTTGACCTTCAACTTACTAATGAAAAGCTAAAAGAGCGTGCAAAAAGAATCATCATGAGAATTTGTGAAGTGGATTATGATACGGCTGAATATTATTTGATGATATCAAATGGGCATGTCAAAAGTGCTCTTGTTATGATTTTGGGAAGTGTTGATTATGAAAAATCTATTGACTTACTTGCTTCAACAGGTGGATTTGTACGCCAGGCAATTGAAATTGCTAAAAAGTTGAACAGTGATTCAAAATAA
- a CDS encoding SDR family oxidoreductase yields the protein MKVNLSDKTALICGASKGIGKAIAMQLAESGANVIITARNIKDLMAVNSQLGGNGKHNYIAADFQEPEKAVKIIISQLPSKGCIDILVNNSGGPPAGKIIKNEIEDFRLGIERHLFASHLLVKALSPAMEERRWGRILNIISISVKQPIDNLGVSNTVRGAMASWAKTLAGELGPSGITINNILPGQTATARLFYLIENMAKNSGKQTSEVEEQLISQIPVGRFAKPEEIAYLAAFLASDFAAFINGTSIPVDGGFLKSL from the coding sequence ATGAAAGTAAATCTTTCTGATAAAACCGCTCTGATATGCGGAGCATCTAAAGGTATTGGTAAAGCCATTGCTATGCAGCTTGCCGAATCCGGTGCTAATGTGATTATAACAGCCCGCAACATAAAAGATTTAATGGCTGTAAATTCCCAACTTGGTGGCAACGGCAAACACAATTACATAGCTGCAGACTTTCAGGAACCGGAGAAAGCTGTGAAAATAATAATTTCTCAGCTTCCATCAAAGGGATGCATTGATATACTTGTCAATAATTCCGGCGGTCCTCCTGCCGGGAAGATAATCAAAAATGAAATCGAAGATTTTCGTCTGGGAATTGAAAGGCACCTTTTTGCATCTCATTTATTGGTAAAAGCATTATCACCGGCGATGGAAGAAAGGCGATGGGGCAGAATTTTAAATATTATTTCAATATCGGTCAAACAACCGATTGATAACTTAGGCGTCTCAAATACTGTCAGAGGTGCTATGGCAAGCTGGGCTAAAACTCTTGCAGGAGAACTTGGTCCATCAGGTATTACTATTAATAACATTCTTCCCGGACAGACCGCAACTGCAAGATTATTCTATCTTATTGAAAATATGGCAAAAAATTCAGGGAAGCAAACCTCCGAGGTTGAGGAACAATTAATTTCTCAAATTCCTGTAGGAAGATTTGCCAAACCTGAAGAAATAGCTTATCTTGCGGCTTTTCTTGCTTCCGACTTTGCAGCATTTATTAATGGTACGAGTATTCCGGTAGATGGAGGATTTTTGAAATCATTATAG
- a CDS encoding long-chain fatty acid--CoA ligase — translation MKNIKKYKNIPERFVERCHLSSNLGKPAFRFKKDGFWIEMLHNELLEKVTCMALGLLELGIRHGDRIGIVSENRIEWIISSLAINCIGAVDVPLFPILTSKQIEDIFGDCSATAVIVSNNYQLSKILEFKDRLTSLRQIILMSEEEQPRDVFVHNLNNIIARGCELRTSNERMNLIQEQIEKIKPDDLITLIYTSGTTGNPKGVMLSHGNILSNIDGSMALLPDLSNHESLMYLPLCHSYERIAGFYTLFFFGTLISLAESIESVPANVSEIKPSLITTVPKMLETMKKKVYISIDKESKITKTMFNWAVSIGEKKSRLDSEKKSNPIVNAQYKIAEKIVLSKIRAKLGGRMKLFVSGGAPMSPQVGNFFQAIGITVLQGYGLTEASPVVSLNSYENNEIGTIGLPLPNIEVKIAADGEILVKGPNVMKGYWNDQAATNAAIDPEDWLYTGDIGEFTSKGNLKITDRKKNLFVSSGGKNIAPQPIENLICHSRYIDNCVLIGDNREYITALITPNFEQLESLAKGFGIEYANVTELISNDKIITHIKQDIDFYQKDLSKFERIRRFQLLSEPFTVNGGELSPKMSVKRHIVERKYSDLIETMYK, via the coding sequence ATGAAAAACATCAAGAAATATAAAAATATTCCTGAAAGATTTGTCGAAAGATGCCATTTATCATCAAACTTGGGTAAACCGGCATTTAGATTTAAAAAAGATGGATTCTGGATTGAAATGTTACATAATGAGTTGCTTGAAAAAGTAACGTGTATGGCGCTGGGATTGCTTGAACTTGGTATAAGGCATGGCGACCGAATAGGGATTGTATCCGAAAACAGAATCGAGTGGATAATTTCCTCACTTGCTATCAACTGTATTGGCGCTGTTGATGTTCCACTTTTTCCAATTTTAACATCTAAACAAATAGAAGATATTTTTGGGGACTGCTCTGCAACAGCGGTAATTGTTTCGAATAATTATCAGCTTTCTAAAATTCTCGAATTTAAAGACAGACTGACTTCTTTGAGGCAAATCATCCTTATGAGCGAAGAGGAGCAGCCCAGAGATGTTTTTGTCCATAATTTGAATAATATAATTGCCAGAGGATGCGAGCTTAGGACCTCAAACGAGAGAATGAATTTGATTCAGGAGCAAATCGAGAAAATCAAACCTGATGATTTGATTACTTTGATTTATACAAGCGGTACAACCGGTAATCCAAAAGGCGTAATGCTCTCTCACGGCAATATATTATCTAATATTGATGGTTCAATGGCATTGCTTCCTGATTTATCAAATCATGAATCGCTGATGTATCTTCCATTGTGCCACTCTTACGAAAGAATTGCAGGATTTTATACATTGTTTTTCTTTGGAACATTAATATCGCTTGCCGAATCAATCGAAAGTGTTCCGGCTAATGTAAGTGAAATTAAACCATCTTTGATTACTACTGTTCCAAAAATGCTTGAAACAATGAAAAAGAAAGTTTACATCAGCATTGATAAAGAAAGTAAAATAACTAAGACTATGTTCAATTGGGCAGTAAGTATTGGCGAAAAGAAAAGCAGACTTGATTCTGAAAAAAAATCTAATCCTATAGTAAATGCTCAGTATAAAATAGCAGAAAAAATTGTTTTATCTAAAATCAGAGCTAAGCTCGGTGGAAGAATGAAACTTTTTGTCTCAGGTGGAGCACCAATGTCGCCTCAGGTTGGTAATTTTTTCCAGGCTATTGGCATAACAGTACTTCAAGGCTACGGTTTGACAGAAGCTTCACCCGTTGTTTCTCTCAATTCTTATGAAAATAATGAAATTGGTACTATTGGACTTCCTCTTCCAAATATTGAAGTAAAAATTGCCGCAGATGGTGAAATTCTGGTCAAAGGACCAAATGTGATGAAAGGCTACTGGAATGACCAAGCCGCAACAAATGCCGCAATTGACCCTGAGGATTGGCTTTATACAGGTGATATTGGTGAATTTACTTCTAAGGGCAATTTAAAAATTACAGATAGAAAAAAGAATCTGTTTGTGTCATCAGGTGGCAAAAATATCGCTCCCCAGCCGATAGAAAATTTGATATGTCATAGCAGATATATTGATAATTGTGTATTAATTGGTGACAACAGAGAGTATATTACCGCTCTGATTACACCAAATTTTGAACAATTAGAGTCACTTGCCAAAGGTTTTGGTATAGAATATGCTAATGTAACTGAACTGATTAGCAATGATAAGATTATCACTCATATTAAGCAGGATATTGATTTTTATCAGAAGGATTTGTCAAAATTTGAAAGAATTCGTAGGTTTCAGTTGTTGTCAGAGCCATTTACAGTAAATGGTGGTGAATTAAGCCCAAAAATGAGTGTTAAACGTCACATAGTGGAAAGAAAATATTCTGATCTGATTGAAACAATGTATAAATAA
- a CDS encoding chemotaxis protein CheB, whose protein sequence is MNKKILVVEDELVGALLLKRLLIKSGYDVVVANNGNEAIEHLKKEAFDAVLTDWMMPQTDGIELIKYIRKKIDPIPYLILITALVSEGSKQYAVESGADDFIAKPVDIDDLLVRLKDGLDRQQQVKPAVSVTVVSREIDVKPPHVCVAIASSTGGPPTLMHVFKNLEWKNNAAYLVVQHGPAWMLETFSDRLRKESGMPVNLVANRMIIQPGTIYLAPGDKHIRVDKESYHVVIDNGPKENFVRPSAEPLFRSAADAYGKFCIGVVLTGLGRDGAQGAASIVGVKGTVIVQDPDTCIAPSMPNTVIESGIQHRKVPFQDLPKAISETVFPLAANLKRS, encoded by the coding sequence ATGAATAAGAAAATTTTAGTAGTGGAAGATGAGTTAGTCGGCGCCTTGCTTTTGAAAAGACTCTTGATTAAATCCGGTTATGATGTTGTAGTTGCTAATAATGGCAACGAAGCAATAGAACATCTCAAAAAAGAAGCATTTGATGCTGTTCTTACTGACTGGATGATGCCGCAAACCGATGGTATTGAACTTATTAAATACATCAGGAAAAAAATTGACCCGATTCCATACCTCATACTAATCACAGCTTTAGTTTCTGAAGGTTCGAAGCAATATGCAGTCGAATCCGGTGCGGATGATTTCATTGCCAAACCTGTTGATATTGACGATTTGCTTGTCAGACTTAAAGACGGATTAGACAGACAACAACAAGTCAAACCTGCCGTTTCGGTTACTGTTGTATCGCGGGAAATTGATGTGAAGCCACCTCATGTATGTGTTGCGATTGCCTCAAGTACAGGTGGTCCACCGACATTGATGCATGTTTTCAAAAATCTTGAATGGAAGAATAATGCCGCTTATCTTGTAGTTCAGCATGGACCCGCATGGATGCTTGAGACTTTCTCTGACAGACTCAGAAAAGAGTCAGGTATGCCCGTGAATCTTGTTGCTAACAGAATGATAATACAACCCGGCACTATATACCTTGCACCCGGTGATAAGCATATTCGTGTTGATAAAGAATCTTATCATGTTGTAATTGATAATGGTCCAAAAGAAAACTTTGTTCGTCCATCGGCAGAGCCGCTTTTCAGAAGTGCTGCCGATGCTTATGGTAAATTTTGCATTGGTGTTGTTCTTACAGGTTTGGGAAGAGACGGGGCTCAGGGCGCTGCAAGCATTGTAGGTGTGAAAGGCACTGTCATTGTTCAGGATCCTGATACTTGTATAGCTCCTTCAATGCCTAATACTGTTATTGAAAGTGGTATTCAGCACCGTAAAGTACCATTCCAGGATTTGCCAAAGGCAATTTCAGAAACAGTGTTTCCGCTTGCAGCTAATTTGAAACGTTCTTAG
- a CDS encoding serine/threonine protein phosphatase gives MSNKLYIIGDVHGCSQTLRGLISTFDELVADDKIIFIGDLIDRGPDSMSVLDQILELKDKGIEVIIIRGNHEQMMLDSINNSKSMKLWFRNGGLATLDSFGVYHPGFIEDKYLEIIYNSKYYYETEKFVIVHAGMNFNIENPFNDKAKMLAVRIESCDIEKIGNRRLIVGHTPYPLDSIKSSLSSDLIRLDGGCVYHRKVNGLGYLVALELNSFELFHYQNAENIDSLI, from the coding sequence ATGAGCAACAAATTATATATCATTGGCGATGTACATGGATGTAGTCAAACTCTGCGGGGATTAATTTCTACTTTCGATGAACTTGTTGCAGATGATAAGATAATCTTCATTGGGGATTTAATTGACAGGGGTCCCGACTCAATGTCAGTCCTTGACCAAATACTTGAGTTGAAAGATAAGGGAATTGAAGTCATTATTATCCGTGGAAATCATGAGCAGATGATGCTTGATTCGATAAATAACTCCAAATCAATGAAATTATGGTTCCGTAATGGAGGGCTTGCTACTTTGGATAGCTTCGGAGTCTATCATCCCGGTTTTATAGAGGATAAATATTTAGAAATTATTTATAATTCCAAGTATTACTACGAAACAGAAAAATTCGTTATTGTTCATGCCGGAATGAATTTTAATATCGAAAATCCCTTTAACGATAAAGCCAAAATGCTTGCTGTTAGAATTGAATCCTGTGATATTGAAAAAATTGGCAACAGAAGACTTATAGTTGGTCATACTCCATATCCTCTTGATAGTATAAAGTCCTCGCTTTCGTCCGATTTAATCAGGCTTGACGGTGGATGCGTTTATCACAGGAAAGTCAATGGTTTAGGCTATCTTGTTGCTTTAGAGCTAAATTCTTTTGAACTTTTCCATTATCAAAATGCCGAAAATATTGATAGTTTGATATAA
- a CDS encoding enoyl-CoA hydratase/isomerase family protein, translating to MQNEGYVNLSVQDKVGIITFYHPKSNSLPGDILRKLADTISEASNHNDVNVIVLKSDGEKAFCAGASFDELVEITDFETGKKFFMGFANVINAIRKCPKFVIARVQGKAVGGGVGLAAAADYTFAYQDASIKLSEFALGIGPFVVGPAVERKIGNSAFAQISTDTDWYNSTWALNKGLYSNVFYTIDDLNTAVTQLAVKLSNLSPDATRELKKIFWEGTSDWDKLLESKAEISGRLVLSDFTKNYIKDFKSK from the coding sequence ATGCAGAATGAAGGATATGTAAATCTTAGTGTTCAGGATAAAGTAGGAATAATCACATTTTATCACCCAAAGAGCAATTCACTTCCCGGAGATATATTAAGAAAGTTAGCTGATACTATCAGTGAAGCATCAAATCATAATGATGTTAATGTTATAGTCCTGAAAAGTGATGGCGAGAAAGCTTTCTGTGCAGGTGCTTCATTTGATGAACTTGTTGAAATAACTGATTTTGAAACCGGCAAAAAGTTTTTTATGGGTTTTGCTAATGTAATTAATGCTATCAGAAAATGTCCAAAATTTGTTATTGCAAGGGTTCAGGGTAAAGCAGTTGGTGGTGGTGTAGGCTTGGCAGCAGCAGCTGATTACACTTTTGCATACCAAGATGCATCAATTAAACTCAGTGAATTTGCCTTGGGAATAGGTCCTTTTGTTGTTGGTCCTGCTGTAGAGAGAAAGATTGGTAACTCTGCTTTTGCTCAGATTTCGACAGATACTGATTGGTATAATTCGACATGGGCGCTTAATAAAGGACTCTATAGTAATGTTTTTTATACAATTGATGACTTGAATACTGCTGTAACTCAGCTTGCCGTCAAGCTTTCCAATTTAAGTCCTGATGCAACCCGTGAACTTAAGAAAATATTCTGGGAAGGCACTTCAGATTGGGACAAATTACTGGAGAGCAAAGCCGAAATTAGCGGAAGGTTAGTACTTTCGGACTTTACTAAAAATTATATCAAAGATTTCAAGAGTAAATAA